One window of the Actinomycetota bacterium genome contains the following:
- the modA gene encoding molybdate ABC transporter substrate-binding protein, which yields MKWRLGLLAGIAASMTAVLGLTPSHAEPTPVPASAPTGAITVSAAASLTDVFPVIANAFMKKYPGTSVQFNFAGSSTLVQQIIAGAPVDVLATASEPTMSTAVAAGRVRSPLLFAKNRLAIALPNGNPANISGLSSLSRDGVLVAQCVVSVPCGAATRNLLARNGVTVKPVTLELDVRSVLGKVMSGEVDAGIVFVTDVRSVGSKVASIALANNVNVTTTYPIALVKGAANPTTAQAFVNYVAFTPSAQGILRTYGFAKPW from the coding sequence GTGAAGTGGAGGTTGGGCCTGCTGGCAGGTATCGCGGCCTCAATGACTGCAGTGCTCGGTCTGACCCCCTCCCACGCTGAACCGACGCCTGTTCCCGCATCGGCACCAACCGGCGCGATCACAGTCTCGGCGGCGGCATCACTCACCGATGTATTTCCTGTGATCGCCAATGCCTTCATGAAGAAGTACCCCGGGACGTCAGTGCAGTTCAACTTCGCTGGCAGCTCCACGCTCGTGCAACAAATCATCGCGGGTGCCCCAGTTGATGTGCTCGCAACAGCGTCTGAGCCGACGATGTCGACTGCAGTAGCTGCTGGACGCGTCCGATCGCCGTTGCTCTTTGCCAAGAACAGGCTGGCGATTGCTTTGCCAAATGGCAATCCAGCAAATATCTCGGGACTTTCGAGTCTGAGTCGCGATGGGGTCCTAGTAGCGCAATGTGTTGTGAGCGTTCCCTGTGGTGCGGCAACTCGCAATCTGCTGGCAAGGAACGGCGTCACAGTGAAGCCAGTCACTCTCGAACTTGATGTGCGCTCGGTATTGGGCAAGGTGATGTCCGGTGAAGTTGATGCTGGCATCGTCTTTGTCACCGACGTGAGATCTGTTGGCTCCAAGGTCGCCTCGATCGCCCTTGCGAACAACGTGAACGTCACTACGACCTACCCGATCGCTTTGGTCAAGGGCGCAGCCAATCCAACGACGGCTCAGGCGTTTGTGAACTATGTGGCCTTCACTCCATCTGCGCAGGGCATCCTGCGCACTTATGGCTTCGCCAAGCCCTGGTGA
- a CDS encoding ABC transporter permease, which translates to MKPSARPRAPWFLVLPAIVALLFLVAPLFALLTRAPWGSFLEIFSSQVARDALRLSMVTATLATLLATVLGVPLAWLIARSGLPGTGIARSLVLVPLLIPPVVSGVALLNAFGRRGAFGQFLYEQFGIQLPFTTTGVVLAEAFVAMPFLVIAVEGGFRSLNKQYEEAAATLGASSWTTFRRVSMPLVAPALGAGMVLCWARALGEFGATITFAGNFPGVTQTMPLAVYQALESDPAVAMALSLLLIAICVLVLIVLRGRFIRPLASS; encoded by the coding sequence GTGAAGCCATCTGCGCGTCCACGAGCTCCGTGGTTTCTGGTGCTACCCGCAATCGTGGCTCTGCTCTTTCTGGTTGCGCCCTTGTTCGCGCTCTTGACTCGCGCACCCTGGGGATCCTTCCTAGAGATCTTCAGCTCACAAGTTGCCCGCGATGCGCTTCGCCTTTCGATGGTCACGGCGACGCTTGCAACACTGCTTGCCACCGTGCTCGGAGTGCCGCTGGCCTGGCTGATCGCCCGCAGCGGGCTGCCTGGCACAGGTATTGCACGAAGCCTTGTGTTGGTGCCATTGCTCATCCCACCCGTGGTGTCTGGCGTTGCACTGCTCAATGCCTTTGGCAGGAGAGGCGCCTTCGGTCAATTTCTCTATGAGCAGTTCGGTATCCAACTGCCGTTCACAACGACAGGTGTCGTGCTTGCAGAAGCCTTTGTAGCGATGCCGTTCCTTGTTATTGCTGTCGAAGGTGGCTTTCGCTCGCTCAACAAGCAATATGAAGAAGCAGCAGCAACGCTTGGTGCTTCGTCGTGGACCACCTTTCGTCGCGTGTCCATGCCTCTGGTCGCACCCGCGCTTGGTGCCGGCATGGTGCTGTGCTGGGCGCGCGCGCTTGGCGAGTTCGGGGCGACGATCACTTTCGCTGGCAACTTTCCCGGCGTGACGCAGACGATGCCGCTGGCTGTGTATCAGGCGCTTGAAAGTGATCCCGCCGTTGCAATGGCATTGAGTTTGCTTCTCATAGCCATCTGCGTGCTGGTGCTGATCGTGCTCAGAGGCAGATTCATCAGGCCCTTGGCATCATCGTGA